The Vigna radiata var. radiata cultivar VC1973A chromosome 6, Vradiata_ver6, whole genome shotgun sequence DNA segment gtgaatttaaatcgaccaataaagtgatgacacgtattctattataaaaaaaattatcaaaaattgttatcaaaatatcatttttctatatataaatcgaaagttttttattttcaaatttttttagctTTTCTTTGATGGGATTGGCTTTGGTACTTGAACAAGGAAGAACTTTaacagaataaagaaaaaagttggTGTCTGCactttctatgtttttttttttttttattttgagtctTCCTCTGAATGCTAAATGTACTGAATTTTTGTGTATCCAATGATTCAGATTTTAATCAAGTTAATTATGACAGATTCAATTACTGGGTTATTCATAAGTACTCTAtctttgttttaattatgattcATAGTGCCATAACATTGTTGGAGTTTGATGATCACAGAGTGTAATGATCATAGgatataatcaattaattttcttttcccatGAGAATTCAAACAACAAATTCATCTTTTAGATAAATATTCTAATTACTGAAATTCTGAATTCTTTCTCAGTAATTAATCTCTGTATTATATGTGTATACTTTAATTCTATTTTGAgcatattgattatattattagttgtattttatttagtcTCTCTCGTTATTTTGAACCTTCTTttatctaatttaaatatatgaacgttattttaaaatatagatatcAGAAATTCGTAACTTTAAAGGATATTTTACGTATAAATACCAGAAGATCTTATAGTTAGAACGTTCATATTTTATCTACTAAAATCTgaatttcagaaaataaatcaattaaaatataaaaaaattaaaaattcaaaaacaaatctcaaaaattaaaaattcaaaaaaaagaataaataataaataaatatgtatattctattttagtagtataaaatcaataaaatttctctctctttttcatcTATTTGTCTCTTTATCATGTCCCTTTTTCTACTCGTATctcttttctttgtctcttGTCTCTTTCTGTATTTGTTATTAATACTGTAACTACTAAAACGTAAGAAATGAGTAATactaaattacttttatactaatctttaatttataaaaaaatattaatcttctatttattttgaattatacatCATTCtacttcattttatttatttttgtataattttagtaGTTAATTTATATCGAGTTACACACCtgtctaatttataaattttatacttatgttatttaatacaagtctaatttataattttttttatttatgttatttaattcattttcaattgtGTATTCGTTTCATTTATTCACTTTTAATCATGTTATTTACTTTCatgttgtttatatatttatatttatatgcatgtcatttaatttaattttacttacaTATTCATCCTTTctctattaaatatatttttataatttattttatctctaattatTCATTGATTCTTTtcgtttaatttattttatgccatataatatatttttatttacacacattttttttaaattttattatatatatatatatataaagtatggAAAAATAATCACTTTCAATCTCTAGAGTCACCTTtgttttaggttaaaaaaataaaaataaggttctcaaatttctcaaatatttttagtattaatataCATCTagtaaattaattgtaaaattatatttaaaaataatttttaattgaaaatttatgatattaatttttattgttactaaaaatgatattaaatgagttaattttcaataaatcataacttttatttttttactgattaattttgatctttatcttcttttttgtATGTGGTTTTTCATCTACTTATTTTACTTATTcattccttcttttcttcttgaacAATTCAATTTGATAAGTTATTCAATATCTATTAGTTTTATTGTACATGTGTCTCGTTATTTATATTTCAAGTGGTAGATTGAACTAGTtgacatttctttcttttcagtACGACTAAGCATCATATAATGTAAATGggttaaaaacaaaaagttaaaacttattatactattatttacttaatttgtatattttgtaaattccTTTTGCATGTTCCTTTGTggaattataattgtttttttctattaaaaatgttaatgtagtaatcttaaatttaaaaataaagtattcaAATTTAGGATACaagttgattttttaaaataacttaaccACTTattaaaggaaagaaagagattGGAGACTTCAAGATACGAGTACgattgagtttattttcttGACGATTAGAAttaggttttattattttaactcgttctcttttatattcttatatttaatggtgttttatatattataattttttatttcatatcaaaatatatagaTATGTGAACTAAAAAATATGAATCAAGCTATTCAAAACtccaaaagaagagaagagttgAGGTTTTAATtgcatcataaaaaagaattatagataagtttataaaatagataaagaaaataaattaaaaaatataggtgGGTGCTCTTTGAATAACAAGACAATAATAATATAGACACAGGTGAAAATAATAGAGAAATATTAGTTAGtgataagaataattttgatttttaaacctaTAACAACAAAGGGGTGATTGAGAGACTGAATGATTATTTTACTATGATGAAAACGTATATAATCCAAACTACGTTGATACAAATTTGAGagatttgttgatgaaaaaaAGACTATATTAAAATTACTCATATAGATTTCCTAAacgataaaaagaaaattttaaagtatttgaaaaatgtttaaatctTGAAAATTCCTTAAAACATGATAATTTGTCGTTGATGAATTGATTCATTTGCATgattaaacacttaaaaaaaagttataaaattggaaaatgataaactaattgatattcttaattatatgaaaatgataatttttttttccaaatgcATCTATAACTTATAGaataatgttaataatttcaatataagttGTGTTTTGATTGTATgctttaaaacaataaaactttattaaaaataaaataaaatgtcttaTATCTAGAttcttaattaatatgaaaCTATTGGACTTGGTAAAATTAACATACAGTTTcgtgatagaaaaataaaaaaacgagaatatgaaaataaacataaacgCTATGGCGtagacaaaatataattattttataaattaattgttgcGAACAGACTATACATTTTTATTCCTTATGCACAATGCTCaagcataaataaataaaatacatccATTTCTTAATAAGttagtattaatattttaaataattaacaaaataatttgtttaataatcAACCGCGCTGTATGCTCATGTGTTCTATTCTTAAGAGCTAGAGAAATATCACTAATGCCCTCTTTGTAAAGTGTAGGAAATGGAAAtaggtaaaaaaaatatcaaagtaagaaaagatataaaaattgtcaaatatttagttgtttaagaagtaaaaatataaaagaaatatagatattttcttaccaattatataatttacttaattcaaaaagagataaaaaagtaataattaaaataagtgaaaatataaCTAGATCGAATCATATTTTAAAGTCTATCCTCTTTTTCTTCCAACCCACCAACATTTTGTTTTGGACTTTTTAGGGATTACATGTTTATTTCCAAGGTGCTTGAGAACAGGTTAAACCCTTATCTGGGGAACTTACAAAATGTAGTGTACAAAAGATAATGTCATTATATGAGATGTTGCATCATAAGAAGAGTTCTAAAACTAAGTatcttcaaacaaaaatatatttttaacaattgacaacttttttataattatttatgtgatAGTTTCGTTTTAAATGTacgaaccaataaaataatgatatattacaTGTCTAAGGAAGTTGCAATTCGAtatttgtaagcattttttataacaatcttaaggactcaTCCGCagtgtgttgcgcaagtcctctaagatacaacaggaacttctcgaaagTATTTgaggatcacagaactagcaagaaactctactctaatagagtttatacccaggataatttgtagaagagaaataaaaatgaagctagaaagagaagagaatgagaaagacgGAGGTCATTTGGAATGGGAAAgtactctctatttatagaactagaaagaataaaataaataaaataaattaaaacagatAAGTTAACTGTTTCAATCCATAAAATTTGACTGTTTCAGCACTTAAAAATTTCACtgttgttaattaataaaatattaacgttACACAACTttcaattacaataaaataataatattttacaacataATTTACTGTAAAAAAAAGTcgttaaaagaaattgttaaaatattatggagTATCTTGAAATTGGATCATGTGAACAGAACATAAGGCATATGTTTCATTGAGATACCTAAAACAATGTTAAGTTCTCTTATGTTGATAGTTTGGGACCAATAAAACTTAGTTTCCTATGATCTTTGTAGGAAAGTGAAATAGGGTTtatgtttttgtgttgtgtgGTGCCTTGTGATGTTCACTGCAAAATGTTGGACAGGACACTTTCTGTGGTACAAAACCACTTTCTGAATAACTTCACATGTCAATGCATTCCCATTCCCAATTCCATCTCTATCTCAGTCATTGGATTCTTCTCACTCTTCTCTCTCACATGCAAATTCTTACACTTTTTCTTGAAAACTTTTCAAAAGTCAACAACACCTTTGACTTTCGTGCAATCTCAGTACTTGACATTTATACAACAAATTTCATGAAtgagcacaaaaaaaaaaagaaaaaaaaaagtctttttaactcAAAAGTATAAATGAAATAcattttagaatatttgatgtttttcacacagatatatacaatcaagaaAATGATTTGGTGGTGTTGTTGCATTGCATGGCCTTGAAAATCAACATAAAAGGCTGCAACTACTTGAGTAATGAAGAAAAGCAACATTGGGATTTTGTCTTCTGAAACAACAGAAATATGATTAATGCACTTTACCCCACTCAATCAATTCCTTTCTTTGTCATTCTTGCATTGTGTTTTCTTCCATTTGTGCCTCAtgctttcatttttcatcacaccattaaaactgtttgatgaagTGCATTTTCACCCAAaccaatttttaaataatgtattttttttttgtttttatttagacTCTCTTATGTGCATagattaaatctaatttatcaatttattattttcatattttaataattttcttctttcttgtgtTTCTAGGTGAAGGaggattctattttttttttttttgtacaattATCATTATCCGATTAACAGTGTCGGCATTGTGCATTTTTCAATCACCAGGAGAACCCGAAACTCTTGAAAAGGAGACCAAAACAATATCTCATTTATTCAAATAGATGATATCATTGATAAAGtgaacattttaataattataaatttctaaGGAAGAATAATTTCAGTTGTTCTATTGTGGGCCAATTGTCAATGTAGTAGAGCCCAATTTATTTGTTAGAGGTGTCAAGTTGGTCTAGGCCAACCTTAGTCCATTCTTCATTAAGTTCTATTTTAGGGTcttcatttgaataaaaaaagtttcaacTCTCAACCTTTTATCAAAACCTTTTATAGTTAAGGTTACGACCACGGTGagtttaaaattactaaaaaaatttaattaattcttaaaagtaataatttgaGTTTAAGTAAAGGATCAAGACAAATTATTTTGACCTGAAGGTTAAGATGagtcaattattaaaattggtATACTCAAATCAAAGATCAAGATAGACCGTCTCAACTCAAAAGTTGAAATTGACTAGTTCAGACCAACAATAGAGCTTGAGCATAAAGTTGAGATATGTCGATCAATGACAAAAGTCAAGATGGGTAGGTCTAGTTAAATGTTGAGACAGGCCAGTCTAGGGACTGAAGATCAGTATGGGTCGACTTGAGACAAATGTCAAGACAAGACGATTCGAGCTAAAGGTCGAAAACAACTAACCCATACTATTATTTGAGACGAACCGACTAGGGATGAAGTTTGAAACAATTTGGCCATACACAAAGACCGATGTGAGTCAATCAGGGCCAAGGCCTGAGGCAGGCCAGTCAGGGCTGAAGGCCCGAAACTGCCTAGTTCAGAATGAAGGTTAAGATTGGCCAATTCAGGCGAAAAGTTGATGCAGGTTGGCTTGAATCGAAAGTCGAAGGGACAGCCTGAGTCGAAAACGAGTGTCGGTCAGGGTTAAAGGTTGAGACGAGCCAACCCACTATGAAGATTAAGTCAGGTTGAAACTGTCCCAGAGATCAAGATGAGTCAGTTTAGGTCAATTGTAGAGATGGATTGGTCGAAGACGAAGGCTTAAACGACACAGGTTGTGTTGAAGGTTGAGATGGATTGATCAGGGTCGAAGACCGAAATGGACAAGCCAGAACCATAGGTGAGACCAGGTGTCCCAAACCTAAGATCGAGATAGACCAACTCGGGTCGAAGTTTGAGAATGAAAGTCAAGATAAACTGTTCCAAGCGTAAGGTCATGATAAATTGGTCTAGGCAGAAGGTTATGACGCGTCGATTTAGAACCAAAATCGAAACTGATCAACTAGGGACAAAGGTCGAAATTGGACAACACAGATTGATTGTTGCAATGAATAAACTTAACCAAATTGAGTTGACTGAATTTAATCAAACTTTTATCACGACCAACTTACtcaaatttaactaaatttcaaACTGAAGTAACTCAAACAAATTTGATCTAAAATAAGATTAACTTAGCTAAGATATGATAAATTTGTCTAATTTTTTCGATAGTAACTCGCAAAATTCGACAAGGGTCGAATTAACCAAATTCAGGAAATTTAAACTAGGATAGACGTGgccaaattcattttctttttaaacaagGTCTTGCTAGAGGAGTAAGTAATATGCATCATTTTGTTGCTTCCATTTTCTTAATCATTATTACTAAATAACTAGGTTTAAAGTGTTCTAGGGTTTTTTCACGACAAACttagggtttttatttcttattctcACCGCTTATAATCATTCTAAAAAATTCACCTATATTGAATATGCATTGAATATACGTGaggaaattattttagaatcaaaatgatttttttatttataaataataggtttaattattttttaattttttaaaagatactATATCCATactaaatttcaatatttcacTGAACTTGGACGGCCCCgagattttagttttttgtggACTAAAGTTTGGTTGGCCCATCAGATAGAATGATGGTTCTTCCATCCTGCATCTCCCTGTTTTTCTTCCCGCATCCTATAAAAGTCACACTTCCCAAATTAccctcattaaaaatttaataaaaattcctGCACTTccttatttttaactaaaattgattaaaaatgattttatacatgttttttttcatACACGTTTTTcccattttatatatattttttttcttcgggttgaaaaaataattaaatttccaTAATAATTGGTCATAAACATATTACTTTTAGAGAGTTGAATAGTAACTGATaacatttttcagttttttttttcaaacaagtaGCAAGCAATGAAGACGTGTtgggagatttttttttcttagaaatgCTAGCGTTTTTATTCGGACTTCTTAACCTTTTTGTGTTGATTCCATCTCtcttatattttgatattcttCTTGTTATGAAAATTGTCATTGTtcaagaatttttattattgagaaaacttgtttttattgaaatcaatcAATTCACTTCTTCTTATTTGTCAATCAACTTATTTgtcattttaacaaaattttaatctaCGTAATATCACATTGACAAAtgttaacatttatatttattaaattgatgaaaataataaattttgaaaagtctcATCCCATGTAAGATACATTTTGGAATGAATGTTAATaattatagggttaaatatatttttagtcccttttggggtgattttggttttagtttctcttttaaactaaggtacaatttaatccttcaactttagaaaagtCTGATTATAGTCTtatttaccaaatttttttaactttatttgctgtttcaaacacgtttcaagtttgaaacaacaaataaagttaaaaaaatttaaatttaaattataccttagtttaaaacgtttgaaacaacaaataaagtttaaaaaaattaaaatttaaattgtaccttagtttaaaagagggactaaaaccaaaatcaccaagtataggaactaaaaacatatttaacccataattatataatagattctaaatttataattttaatggatATAAATCAAAGATATTCTAAATttgtatttgactttttttttatatttctataataaagtTTTGTATATTACGAGGTTTTTAAAATTTNAATCATCATAAAGTTTTGTATACCATAAAGCAAACAAAGTGCGATTTCAAAATGACTTTGCAATCATGAaacaaaatcattattatttgaaCACTGAATCCTTCCTAATTATCtgaaattaaagatatatataaaaaatagaaaatgcaagaaaacaaaaagcatTAGCATtgtgttcacttgagggtgACAGGAGGTGATTGagagagagtgattgagtggatttgaaggtaattttttttgctgtttatttgagtgaatttggaggtaaacgagaatgaattttgaaataaaatttgtgataattggtgtaggatttagtttatatgatagattaaaaaaatttacttcaaaatccactttcgtttacctccaaattcactcaaataaacaacaaaaaatattatcctcaaatccactcaatcactctcccccaatcacctccTGTTaccctcaagtgaacacaccctagAAGATGAAACATTTTAATTCCTCTTTAAGTATTCTTTGCGAATTTGAAGAAGCTTCTTCCAAGAAGGACGAGAGGAGATATCGTTGGACCATCTGGAAAGGTTTGGAGAAGCAAATAGCGGAGCAATTTGAGTGATACTGAGCAAGTTATGAACACTGGGAAGATGGAAGAGATCTGCAAGTGTGAATTCATCTCCAGCTAGATAACGACTATTCCCTAGTGCATTCTCATATATCTCCATCATCTCACCCAACTCTTTTAAACTCCTCGAAAAAGAATTACCTCCCTTATAATACGTCACAATACGTGAAGGTGAATCAAATCTCTCCTCCTCCATCTTCATCCACTCTTCTATGCTCTTCTTTGCCAATGGATTCCTTCCGTACAGTTCTCAATTCCCTTTCTCACTAAACTTCTCGAAAACGTACTTGCATATGTGTCTCGATTCTTATTGCATTCATCCATATACAAATATCTCTTAATTCAAATCAACTCATTCGTAATAAGATTACAATGATTCAACTCAACTTACCGTAGCAAAAGATCTCTTCAACTATTGCAAATTTTTGTCCTACTgactgaaaaaaaaacaaagatgaaaAGTGAGATCATGAAATTTAAATCGAATCAaatcaaagagaaaatagagagaAGTGAAACCCCAGGAATGTGATGGAATTCAATATCTTTCTCGAACAAACATGTCATTGTTCTGGTAACGTCGATGTTCGTCGGTATCCCAATCACCTTAAGATTAAATGGCGATGGCGATAGCGACAGTGACATTGTGATTTATATTTCTCTACGTTTGTTATTCCCTCTGTGTTACTACTTTTATACCtttatgtattaattattttcttttaaacattttagtCTCACATTGAAATATTCCAAATTCTCCcttctattttttctaataCGTGGGAGTCAAAACTATCCACcacattgttttattaatattt contains these protein-coding regions:
- the LOC106763798 gene encoding glutathione S-transferase F11-like; this encodes MEEERFDSPSRIVTYYKGGNSFSRSLKELGEMMEIYENALGNSRYLAGDEFTLADLFHLPSVHNLLSITQIAPLFASPNLSRWSNDISSRPSWKKLLQIRKEYLKRN